One genomic region from Populus nigra chromosome 8, ddPopNigr1.1, whole genome shotgun sequence encodes:
- the LOC133700430 gene encoding uncharacterized protein LOC133700430 isoform X3, translating into MASLGFRPPQFSEDLAWLPPWLQHPQSESPSPEAEANQEFNGLINNGKDVEILSIEEQGRNYYYNNFHLFLSSGEDNNTQCSITPSPGNLLHLRLRLSSDSDLHFSQSQLLYGNERLHDSSKALPLKQVETSGGVGEAIQLKIDSVGGGVIPSLTSAPISMENADPRDFTSNSDSGRQYEESKGQNASCMMHDSRLISIPTTAENAGPQSATNCKDRGCQHEEKCNVICIKDADISDAVELSISASEALVIHKFMKTGSSSDALTKQAILEAALHIKQARLESSGDAYGCPSDEADEIDFLSDLDDSIMEDAYLDVGLSFSAYGDEHLPDLDVSQVEDTPVLENHHLEKGSEHVQLLPQQNNADDDSDLGSNPSDAACLGDLILPQPAEKLSESSSGAKPPVDVNSFHACSAEKAEGAHKVHYLIADRFKSRWFGGWALEEGDASAKLKQNSPKSIPKFFVGETSFLSESADVAPDENSFVQKHETRSNIGSQSSIPFEALHDTQEVISSDLSLVDPLCSVVPCSISLENAISPSVQNNRKVDAENCLNPKTDTGTENFQKTSHLKAEPVFMDSQTVPIIMGQCSNAPVRRRVASLRTYSTLSPNCDAVLEREGPCHNGRYSSGHVRNLLASHQEMGCIRLSDQRNSKGVLPFKSVFESTDGRDNEEKQDVVRNLVAEITCQKRSHDQPTKDRTEMKVKPSVQRRSPLILNRRTRCRPQTSELFAHNLTGEISPEQAVGQENIIKLHPSKNAEKIKLKWENSFGARNPVRKRVCFSEVEVDLYQNKDLRKPQTLHRNGSTIRADKKKNNGNTCSEVQPQDVKSSFTCQIKDAKRLIFHGLEFLLTGFSHKKEKEIIEIIQVYGGMILLDIPPVPNSRLKEVSRSNLQHLPVVICPKKLQTTKFLYGCAVNALILKLKWLTDSVAAGSVVSPDKSRLSVEKV; encoded by the exons ATGGCAAGTTTAGGGTTTCGTCCTCCTCAATTCTCCGAG GATCTCGCTTGGCTTCCTCCTTGGCTCCAACATCCTCAATCAGAATCACCATCACCAgaagctgaagctaatcaagAATTCAAC GGTTTGATTAATAACGGAAAAGATGTGGAGATTTTGTCAATTGAAGAACAAGGtcgaaattattattataataattttcatttgttCTTGTCATCCGGAGAAGATAATAATACGCAGTGTAGCATCACTCCATCGCCGGGCAAC TTGCTTCATCTTCGTCTGCGTCTTTCGTCAGATAGTGATTTGCATTTTAGCCAAAGTCAGCTTTTATACGGGAATGAAAGATTGCATGATTCTAGTAAAGCCCTGCCCTTGAAGCAAGTTGAAACTTCGGGTGGCGTGGGAGAGgcaattcaattgaaaattgaTAGTGTTGGCGGTGGAGTAATTCCATCCTTAACTTCTGCCCCGATATCCATGGAGAATGCTGATCCACGAGATTTTACCAGTAACAGTGACAGTGGGAGGCAGTATGAAGAAAGCAAGGGCCAAAATGCCAGTTGTATGATGCATGATTCACGTTTAATTTCCATTCCAACAACAGCAGAGAATGCTGGTCCGCAGTCTGCTACGAATTGTAAGGACAGAGGATGTCAGCATGAAGAAAAATGCAATGTGATATGCATTAAAGATGCTGATATCAGTGATGCGGTCGAACTCTCTATTTCTGCATCGGAAGCACTGGTTATACATAAATTCATGAAGACTGGCTCATCTTCAGATGCTTTGACCAAGCAAGCAATTCTTGAAGCTGCACTGCATATTAAACAAGCACGGTTGGAGTCCTCTGGAGATGCCTATGGCTGCCCATCTGATGAAGCTGATGAGATTGATTTCCTTTCTGATTTAGATGATTCGATTATGGAGGACGCTTATCTAGATGTAGGGCTATCTTTTAGTGCCTATGGTGATGAGCATCTTCCTGACCTGGACGTGTCTCAAGTTGAAGATACTCCTGTGTTAGAAAATCATCATCTGGAAAAAGGATCTGAACATGTACAGCTTCTGCCTCAGCAAAATAATGCTGATGATGACTCAGATTTGGGTTCGAACCCCTCTGATGCAGCATGTCTTGGCGATCTCATTTTACCTCAGCCGGCTGAGAAACTTTCAGAGAGTTCGTCAGGGGCAAAG CCTCCAGTGGATGTAAACTCGTTCCATGCTTGCAGTGCAGAAAAAGCTG AAGGAGCCCATAAAGTACATTATTTAATCGCAGACAGATTCAAGAGCCGATGGTTTGGAGGCTGGGCATTGGAG GAAGGAGATGCTTCTGCAAAGTTGAAGCAGAACAGCCCCAAAAGTATCCCCAAGTTTTTTGTTGGCGAGACAAGCTTTCTCTCTGAATCTGCTGATGTTGCCCCGGATGAGAACTCTTTTGTGCAGAAACATGAAACGAGGTCCAATATAGGTTCACAGTCCAGCATACCTTTTGAAGCTTTACATGATACACAAGAGGTTATATCCTCAGATTTATCATTGGTGGATCCACTATGTTCTGTTGTTCCTTGTAGTATCTCTCTTGAAAATGCCATTTCCCCATCAGTTCAGAATAATAGAAAGGTTGATGCTGAAAACTGCTTAAACCCCAAAACAGACACTGGGACGGAGAATTTCCAGAAAACCTCTCATCTAAAAGCCGAGCCTGTCTTTATGGACAGCCAAACTGTGCCCATAATTATGGGCCAATGTTCTAATGCTCCGGTTCGAAGGAGGGTTGCCTCACTTAGGACTTATAGCACACTTTCACCGAACTGTGATGCTGTTCTGGAGAGGGAAGGACCTTGCCATAATGGAAGGTACTCATCAGGACATGTCAGAAATCTGCTTGCCTCACATCAGGAAATGGGCTGCATTAGACTGTCTGATCAGAGGAATTCTAAGGGGGTCTTGCCATTCAAGTCTGTGTTTGAGAGCACTGATGGTAGAGATAATGAAGAAAAGCAGGACGTGGTGAGGAATCTAGTTGCTGAAATAACTTGTCAGAAGAGAAGTCATGATCAGCCTACAAAAGACAGGACTGAGATGAAAGTTAAGCCTTCAGTCCAGAGGAGGTCACCTCTTATTCTAAACCGAAGGACACGCTGCCGTCCACAGACCTCTGAACTCTTTGCTCACAACTTAACTGGAGAAATAAGTCCTGAACAGGCCGTGggacaagaaaatataattaagctTCATCCAAGCAAAAATGCCgagaagataaaattgaaatgggAAAACTCCTTTGGTGCTCGTAATCCAGTTAGAAAGCGAGTTTGTTTCTCAGAAGTTGAAGTCGAcctttatcaaaacaaggacCTTCGAAAGCCACAAACTCTGCATAGAAATG gcTCTACAATTAGAgctgataaaaagaaaaacaatggcAACACTTGCTCAGAGGTTCAACCTCAAGATGTGAAAAGTAGTTTCACATGTCAAATAAAGGATGCAAAGAGATTGATATTTCATGGTCTAGAGTTCTTGCTCACAGGATTTTCCCATAAGAAGGAAAAAGAGATCATCGAAATAATACAAGTATACGGTGGCATGATTCTACTGGATATTCCACCTGTTCCAAATTCAAGATTAAAGGAAGTTTCAAGATCTAATCTGCAGCACCTTCCTGTTGTTATATGTCCAAAAAAG CTACAAACCACCAAGTTCTTGTATGGATGTGCTGTGAATGCCCTCATTCTAAAATTAAAGTGGCTTACTGATTCAGTTGCAGCAGGTTCTGTTGTATCTCCTGACAA GTCTAGGTTAAGCGTGGAGAAAGTATGA